Proteins co-encoded in one Terriglobales bacterium genomic window:
- a CDS encoding YpdA family putative bacillithiol disulfide reductase, which produces MFDVLVIGAGPTGMACAIEAQRVGLRAVLVDKGCLVNSLFHYPANMTFFTTPELLEIGDIPFSSPNQKPNRSEALEYYRKVADHYALDVRQYERVERVQGSDGNFRVHTRDRFDAAHVHSAQKLVLATGYYDLPNYMDIPGENLRKVAHYYHEPHPYYDTDVLVIGGKNSAAIAALELWRHGARVTLVHRGPSMHKNVKYWILPDIENRIRNGEVTAHFETNVREIRERNVLLETHGRQFEISNDFVFALTGYHPDYDFLRSLGIQITGNDCRPYCNTESLESNVAGIYLAGVIVAGARTSEIFIENGRFHGRQIAADLARKLAPQTVNS; this is translated from the coding sequence ATGTTTGACGTTCTGGTAATAGGCGCAGGTCCGACGGGAATGGCTTGCGCAATTGAGGCGCAGCGTGTGGGCTTGAGAGCGGTGCTGGTCGATAAAGGGTGCCTGGTGAATTCTCTGTTTCACTATCCCGCGAACATGACGTTCTTCACCACGCCGGAGCTTCTCGAAATCGGCGACATTCCATTCAGCAGCCCGAATCAAAAGCCGAATCGGAGCGAGGCGCTGGAATATTACCGCAAAGTTGCCGATCACTATGCGTTGGATGTTCGGCAATATGAACGCGTAGAACGCGTCCAGGGAAGCGATGGAAACTTCCGTGTCCACACGCGTGATCGCTTCGACGCTGCACACGTACACTCTGCGCAGAAGCTCGTGCTCGCGACCGGCTACTACGATCTGCCGAACTACATGGATATTCCCGGCGAGAACTTGCGCAAGGTCGCGCACTACTACCATGAGCCTCATCCTTACTACGACACGGATGTGCTGGTGATTGGCGGCAAGAACTCAGCAGCGATTGCTGCGCTGGAACTCTGGCGCCACGGAGCGCGCGTTACGCTTGTTCACCGCGGTCCTTCGATGCACAAAAACGTCAAATACTGGATTCTCCCCGATATTGAGAATCGCATTCGCAATGGCGAAGTGACCGCGCATTTCGAGACGAACGTTCGTGAAATTCGGGAAAGAAATGTGCTTTTGGAAACTCACGGTCGGCAGTTCGAAATTTCCAACGACTTCGTTTTTGCGCTCACGGGATATCATCCCGATTACGACTTCCTGCGCAGCCTGGGGATTCAGATTACGGGAAACGATTGCCGGCCCTACTGCAATACCGAAAGCCTGGAATCAAATGTCGCTGGAATTTATCTCGCAGGTGTAATCGTCGCCGGCGCGCGGACGAGCGAGATATTCATTGAGAATGGACGCTTTCACGGGCGCCAGATTGCGGCAGATCTTGCGCGCAAGTTGGCGCCCCAAACCGTGAATAGCTAG
- a CDS encoding CAP domain-containing protein, which yields MTRSLLLFVICLCSVVSAQEITSTTEMERQIFEWTNQERAKVNAPPLTWDNRLAIAARLHSDEMAKQKNLTHQLPGEAKFTERLSLQGARFSAAAENVGYGDDAETLQSGWMHSPGHRTNLLNPAYNQMGMGIVRSGNQLWATEDFATGVPRLSSEDFEQAVEKQIASLRRKHGLPAMEAVTSTQLRRIACAGDTSGGAAMAALPRRNMQAYSFNFTTPNAADLPNVLTKRVLEMPSGGYSIGACLSEAGNNGMSTYRVLIALYR from the coding sequence ATGACTCGATCTCTCCTTTTGTTCGTAATTTGTCTCTGCTCGGTCGTCTCGGCGCAAGAGATCACCAGCACGACCGAAATGGAACGCCAGATCTTCGAGTGGACGAATCAGGAGCGGGCCAAAGTGAATGCTCCTCCGCTCACTTGGGATAATCGCTTGGCGATCGCTGCACGTTTGCATTCCGACGAAATGGCCAAGCAGAAGAATTTGACCCATCAGCTGCCAGGAGAAGCTAAGTTCACCGAGAGGCTTTCACTCCAGGGCGCTCGCTTCAGCGCCGCTGCCGAGAACGTTGGCTACGGCGACGACGCCGAAACTCTGCAATCGGGATGGATGCATTCACCCGGCCATCGCACAAACCTGCTCAACCCTGCTTACAACCAAATGGGGATGGGAATCGTGCGCTCCGGCAATCAATTGTGGGCGACGGAAGACTTCGCCACCGGAGTTCCACGACTTTCATCGGAAGATTTCGAACAGGCAGTGGAGAAGCAGATCGCATCGTTGCGCAGGAAACACGGATTGCCCGCAATGGAGGCGGTCACCTCTACGCAGCTTCGTCGAATCGCCTGTGCAGGCGACACCTCTGGCGGTGCGGCTATGGCGGCACTGCCGCGACGCAACATGCAGGCCTACAGCTTCAACTTCACTACGCCGAACGCTGCCGACCTTCCGAATGTTCTAACGAAGCGCGTTCTTGAGATGCCGAGCGGTGGCTATTCAATAGGCGCCTGTTTGTCGGAAGCGGGAAATAATGGCATGAGTACCTACCGTGTTTTGATCGCGCTATATCGATAA
- a CDS encoding DUF1648 domain-containing protein, with protein sequence MQPPKSSWLEKLLIIVPWAAIPVLALHFSAVRSDLPERMAVHFDLNGRPNGWQSPGMFLGFSTLFLLLAIVVMSFVLLRSFRLRSLTVAVTLIHYFTVGVVFVVCWQVLDHAAYRRSMSQIWPMPGALPVMGLTFAVLALAQMPHAGTQPSSTGILIAEERHKSPLQLLWILPGMAIGLWMTFTLPNPGRLVGIFLTAIMAWVGFAVVEGFKYIVRSDGVQVKGFLLPLRFIPRSSIHSYRMEPWTGLGYGIRLTSTGTAYIWGGKNVVNIATDHGNVMLGHYSPERLISDLDRMMTTSS encoded by the coding sequence ATGCAACCACCAAAATCATCCTGGCTCGAAAAGCTTCTCATCATTGTTCCCTGGGCGGCGATTCCCGTTTTAGCTCTCCACTTTTCGGCAGTTCGCAGCGACCTGCCCGAGCGCATGGCAGTTCATTTCGACTTGAATGGACGACCGAACGGATGGCAATCGCCGGGGATGTTTCTAGGGTTTTCCACATTATTTCTACTCCTCGCGATTGTGGTCATGAGCTTTGTGCTTCTCCGCTCATTCCGATTGCGCTCTCTCACTGTTGCGGTCACCCTCATTCACTATTTCACTGTCGGCGTGGTGTTCGTAGTGTGCTGGCAGGTCCTCGATCACGCGGCATACAGACGCTCCATGTCGCAGATCTGGCCAATGCCGGGAGCGCTTCCCGTTATGGGACTCACGTTTGCGGTTCTTGCACTGGCGCAAATGCCTCATGCCGGAACGCAGCCATCTTCGACGGGAATATTGATTGCCGAAGAGCGGCACAAATCACCGCTGCAACTCCTCTGGATTCTTCCCGGAATGGCAATTGGCCTGTGGATGACATTCACCCTGCCCAATCCCGGCAGACTGGTAGGCATTTTTCTGACCGCGATCATGGCATGGGTCGGCTTTGCTGTCGTGGAGGGCTTCAAGTACATCGTGCGCAGCGACGGCGTGCAGGTGAAAGGGTTTCTCCTCCCGCTGCGCTTCATTCCGCGTTCCAGCATTCACTCCTATCGCATGGAGCCCTGGACCGGGCTCGGATACGGAATCCGGCTGACCTCAACCGGTACAGCATACATTTGGGGTGGAAAGAACGTGGTCAACATTGCGACCGACCACGGCAATGTAATGCTTGGACACTACAGTCCGGAGCGTCTGATCAGCGATTTGGATCGGATGATGACCACGAGCTCTTAG
- a CDS encoding PspA/IM30 family protein — MALLERVSTLIRANINDLVDKAEDPEKMIKQVILDMQNQLLQVKTQVAIAIADQHLLEKKQKENEEKIGEWTRKAELAVSKKQDDLARAALERSLSCKQNAANFEQQVADQKIEVENLKNALRRLEQKLEEAQAKSDMLVAQARRTRVVGKARTAQSAANDGKHVDTFDRMKQKIARGEAINHAHSELTGDSLEDRFATLEREEEIERLLAEIKNRSASA, encoded by the coding sequence ATGGCGTTACTGGAAAGAGTTTCGACGTTGATCCGGGCCAACATCAATGACCTGGTGGACAAGGCAGAAGATCCGGAAAAGATGATCAAGCAGGTCATCCTCGACATGCAGAACCAGCTTCTGCAAGTAAAGACGCAGGTCGCGATCGCCATCGCCGACCAGCATCTGCTGGAGAAGAAACAGAAAGAGAACGAAGAGAAGATCGGCGAATGGACACGCAAGGCGGAACTCGCAGTTTCGAAGAAGCAGGACGATCTCGCGCGTGCGGCGCTGGAGCGATCACTCTCATGCAAGCAGAACGCGGCCAACTTCGAACAACAGGTAGCCGATCAGAAGATCGAAGTCGAGAACCTCAAAAACGCGCTGCGCCGCCTGGAGCAGAAGCTCGAGGAAGCGCAGGCCAAGTCGGACATGCTGGTGGCGCAAGCGCGTCGCACGCGCGTTGTGGGGAAGGCGCGGACGGCGCAGTCAGCAGCCAACGACGGAAAGCATGTAGATACGTTCGATCGCATGAAGCAGAAGATCGCTCGCGGCGAAGCGATCAACCATGCTCATAGCGAGTTGACCGGAGATTCGCTCGAAGACCGCTTCGCCACTCTGGAGCGCGAGGAAGAGATCGAGAGGCTCTTGGCGGAAATCAAGAATCGAAGTGCGTCGGCGTGA
- a CDS encoding SPFH domain-containing protein, whose protein sequence is MPNFSWQVVVGLSVLGVMFLLAMMAKLFVKAGPNEALIVYGFKGKRVRIGHGTVVFPLFESCRMLSLELMSFDVAPQQDLYTNQGVAVSVEAVAQIKVKSDEVSIFTAAEQFLTKTPPQREGLIRLVMEGHLRGIIGQLTVEQIVKEPEMVADRMRSTCSDDLNKMGLEVVSFTIKEVRDKNEYIANMGRPDVARIKRDADVAAAEAERDTAIKRAEAQRAAAIAKAQADQERVLAETLSQAKQAEAQRDLDVKKAAYAEMIKKQQAQADKAYEIQTNIQQQTVIAEAVKVQQVEKEQQIKVQEAEILRHEKELIATVLKEAEIERQRIQTLAEAERQRQMVEAEGRASATRAQGEAEAEIIFKKGEAEAKAMNVKAEAYQEWNQAAVVDKLITGLPEVVRAMAAPLANVDKITIVSTGNDGAAGASKITGDMTKIAAQVPALFEALSGMSMNELLGRVKQLKNGEADGDATKKKSASAASGQTH, encoded by the coding sequence ATGCCGAACTTTTCATGGCAAGTAGTGGTTGGGCTTTCCGTGCTGGGAGTGATGTTCCTCCTGGCGATGATGGCGAAGCTCTTCGTCAAAGCCGGACCGAATGAGGCGCTGATCGTCTACGGCTTCAAGGGAAAACGCGTGCGCATCGGGCACGGGACAGTGGTCTTCCCGCTGTTCGAGAGCTGTCGCATGCTCTCGCTCGAGCTGATGTCCTTCGACGTTGCGCCGCAGCAGGATCTGTACACGAACCAGGGCGTCGCGGTATCGGTGGAAGCCGTGGCGCAGATCAAAGTGAAATCCGACGAGGTCTCGATCTTCACCGCGGCCGAGCAGTTCCTAACGAAGACTCCGCCGCAGCGGGAAGGTCTCATCCGTCTGGTGATGGAAGGACATCTGCGCGGCATCATCGGCCAGCTCACGGTCGAGCAGATCGTGAAGGAGCCGGAGATGGTCGCCGATCGCATGCGTTCCACATGCTCCGACGATCTGAACAAGATGGGACTCGAAGTTGTCTCGTTTACGATCAAAGAAGTGCGTGACAAGAACGAGTACATCGCCAACATGGGACGTCCGGATGTCGCGCGCATTAAGCGCGATGCCGACGTGGCTGCTGCTGAAGCCGAGCGCGACACTGCGATCAAACGCGCAGAAGCGCAGCGTGCAGCCGCGATCGCCAAGGCTCAAGCGGATCAGGAACGCGTGCTGGCCGAGACGCTCTCGCAGGCGAAACAGGCTGAAGCGCAACGCGATCTCGACGTCAAGAAAGCTGCCTATGCCGAGATGATCAAGAAGCAGCAGGCGCAGGCCGACAAAGCGTACGAGATCCAGACCAACATTCAGCAGCAGACGGTGATCGCCGAAGCTGTCAAGGTGCAGCAGGTCGAAAAAGAGCAACAGATCAAGGTGCAAGAAGCTGAGATTCTGCGCCACGAGAAGGAGCTTATCGCGACCGTGCTGAAAGAGGCTGAGATCGAGCGTCAGCGCATTCAGACTCTCGCCGAAGCCGAGCGCCAGCGTCAGATGGTCGAAGCCGAAGGACGTGCCTCAGCGACTCGCGCGCAGGGCGAGGCCGAAGCCGAGATCATCTTCAAGAAAGGCGAAGCCGAAGCCAAGGCGATGAACGTGAAAGCCGAGGCGTATCAGGAGTGGAACCAGGCCGCGGTCGTTGACAAGCTCATCACCGGTCTTCCCGAAGTGGTACGTGCAATGGCCGCTCCTCTCGCGAACGTAGACAAGATCACCATTGTTTCGACCGGCAACGACGGCGCAGCAGGCGCGAGCAAGATCACGGGCGACATGACAAAGATCGCCGCCCAGGTCCCCGCGTTGTTCGAGGCGCTGTCGGGCATGAGCATGAACGAGTTGCTCGGCCGTGTGAAGCAGTTAAAGAACGGTGAAGCCGATGGCGACGCAACCAAGAAGAAATCTGCGAGTGCAGCTTCAGGACAGACACATTAA
- a CDS encoding NfeD family protein encodes MNWELFYLICFIVGFVFSTLSFLTGTLHVHLPIKGQVHVGHGGMHGFASFFNSFTLMAFLTWFGGMGYLLTRYSSLWTGLALILATIAGLVGAAIVFWFLARVLLKHDVGIDAAEYDMIGVLGRVSSSIRSQGTGEIVFEQVGTRRSCGARTEDGSPIAKGTEVVVTRYERGIAYVRAWDEISGEAEASAGEASKL; translated from the coding sequence ATGAATTGGGAGCTCTTCTATCTGATCTGTTTCATTGTGGGATTCGTCTTCAGCACGCTTTCGTTTTTGACGGGCACGCTGCACGTTCATCTGCCGATTAAGGGTCAAGTGCATGTTGGGCACGGCGGAATGCATGGATTCGCATCATTCTTCAATTCGTTCACGCTCATGGCGTTTCTGACCTGGTTTGGCGGCATGGGTTATCTGCTGACACGCTATTCCAGCTTGTGGACGGGATTGGCGCTGATACTCGCCACCATCGCTGGTTTGGTTGGAGCCGCAATTGTGTTTTGGTTCCTTGCACGCGTACTGCTGAAGCACGACGTCGGCATCGACGCCGCCGAGTACGACATGATCGGCGTTCTTGGGCGCGTGAGCAGTTCGATCCGCAGCCAGGGCACCGGCGAGATCGTCTTCGAGCAAGTGGGGACCCGCCGAAGTTGCGGCGCCCGTACCGAAGACGGGTCTCCGATCGCGAAAGGGACCGAAGTTGTAGTGACGCGCTACGAGCGGGGCATCGCTTACGTGCGCGCATGGGATGAGATTTCCGGCGAGGCTGAGGCCAGCGCCGGGGAAGCAAGCAAGTTGTAG
- a CDS encoding helix-turn-helix transcriptional regulator, whose product MKLGEKIRYLREVEGSIRGLDRELTQQEVVRAIKKELGTSISQSYLSQIEKGARPHLTNTTRMLLARFFKVHPGYLVDDPEGYHTELISDVRTLEERLDLWLIAGAERFRRDPQMKHALLLLAKHADSRGCLVLLGAILETPGLAERLLQVLKPETGAKANGSAKAEEVL is encoded by the coding sequence ATGAAGTTGGGCGAGAAAATCCGGTACCTGCGCGAGGTCGAGGGCAGCATTCGAGGGCTCGATCGCGAGCTGACACAGCAGGAAGTTGTGCGCGCGATTAAGAAAGAGCTGGGAACGAGTATCAGTCAATCGTATCTTTCCCAAATCGAGAAAGGTGCACGGCCGCATCTGACCAACACCACGCGCATGTTGCTGGCCAGGTTCTTCAAGGTGCATCCCGGATATCTGGTGGACGATCCCGAGGGTTATCACACCGAGCTGATTTCGGATGTCCGCACCTTGGAAGAGCGGCTGGACCTGTGGCTGATCGCCGGAGCGGAACGCTTTCGCCGCGATCCGCAGATGAAGCACGCGCTCCTGCTGCTGGCGAAGCACGCAGATTCGCGCGGGTGCCTGGTGTTGCTGGGAGCAATTCTCGAGACGCCGGGACTAGCGGAACGCCTACTCCAAGTGCTGAAGCCGGAAACGGGCGCAAAGGCGAACGGCAGCGCGAAAGCGGAGGAGGTCTTATGA
- a CDS encoding ABC transporter permease produces the protein MRALLRNRLAAFGVALVCLFVIFALFAPLIAPRNPAQLDLATRLEAPTRAHWFGTDELGRDIFSRVIYGARISMLVGVSVVVGSLLLGLIFGSIAGYYGGRVDRFFNVIVMNAFLSFPGILLAIAFVAFLGPGIFNLILALSIGGWVGYARLVRAQVLAVREREFVEAARALGASDWRVITRHILPNIIQPVIVQAAIGMAGAVLAEATMSFLGLGVPPPTASWGSMLNDGRSHLFDAPHLVLFPAAAVMLAVLSFNFIGDALRDYLDPRSRIEAGF, from the coding sequence ATGCGCGCACTGCTCCGCAACCGACTAGCGGCTTTCGGCGTGGCGCTCGTCTGCTTGTTCGTAATCTTCGCGCTGTTTGCGCCATTGATCGCGCCGCGCAATCCTGCGCAACTCGATTTGGCTACACGACTCGAAGCACCAACGCGGGCACACTGGTTTGGTACAGATGAACTCGGCCGCGATATTTTTTCTCGCGTAATCTACGGCGCGCGCATTTCCATGCTCGTCGGGGTAAGCGTGGTGGTCGGCTCTTTACTGCTGGGACTCATCTTCGGATCGATCGCCGGGTATTATGGTGGGCGCGTCGATCGATTCTTCAACGTCATCGTGATGAATGCGTTTCTGTCGTTCCCTGGGATTCTGCTGGCGATTGCGTTCGTGGCGTTTCTTGGTCCGGGGATTTTCAACTTGATCCTTGCGCTCTCCATCGGAGGATGGGTCGGCTACGCGCGCTTAGTCCGTGCGCAAGTGTTGGCAGTGCGAGAGCGAGAATTTGTAGAGGCGGCGCGCGCGCTGGGAGCGAGTGACTGGCGTGTAATCACGCGTCACATTCTTCCTAACATAATTCAGCCTGTAATCGTCCAAGCTGCGATTGGAATGGCCGGGGCTGTTCTCGCCGAGGCCACGATGAGCTTTCTCGGCCTGGGCGTTCCTCCTCCTACTGCGAGTTGGGGATCGATGCTCAACGACGGCCGGTCGCACTTATTCGATGCGCCACACCTCGTGCTCTTTCCTGCTGCTGCCGTCATGCTGGCAGTGCTTTCCTTCAACTTCATCGGCGACGCTCTTCGCGATTATCTCGATCCGCGGTCGAGGATTGAGGCGGGCTTCTGA
- a CDS encoding ATP-binding protein: MTLERVSYTLDSTLDSVNKAEQTAEKLASKMPFDDEDCHRIAMAVREAAVNAVLHGNAYDPKKKMMVSFENTGDALVITIADQGRGLREEDIPDPLAEENLLKQSGRGIFLIRSFMDEVRFRNLEPGTEITLIKHTGHSTEGASEGRQ; this comes from the coding sequence ATGACCTTAGAACGGGTCTCATACACGCTGGATTCCACACTCGACAGCGTAAATAAGGCAGAACAGACAGCCGAAAAATTGGCGTCGAAGATGCCTTTTGATGACGAAGATTGCCATCGGATTGCCATGGCTGTGCGTGAGGCCGCGGTAAACGCCGTGCTTCACGGCAACGCTTATGATCCGAAGAAGAAGATGATGGTGTCTTTTGAGAACACGGGCGATGCGCTCGTAATCACGATTGCCGATCAGGGACGCGGACTGCGAGAGGAAGACATCCCCGACCCGCTGGCCGAAGAGAACCTGCTGAAGCAATCGGGGCGTGGCATCTTCTTAATTCGCTCATTCATGGACGAGGTGCGGTTCCGCAACCTGGAGCCTGGAACAGAAATTACGCTGATAAAACATACCGGCCATTCCACAGAGGGGGCCTCGGAGGGACGACAGTGA
- a CDS encoding STAS domain-containing protein gives MTMKSNSRRVDGVTIMDLSGRITLGEGSVMLRDQIRELLGKGEKKILLNLGDVTYIDSSGIGELVSAFTTVRNQGGELKLLNLTKKVHDLLQITKLYTVFDVKDDEASAIKAFTK, from the coding sequence GTGACAATGAAATCAAACAGCCGTCGCGTTGACGGCGTGACCATCATGGATCTCAGCGGACGTATCACCCTCGGCGAAGGTAGCGTCATGCTGCGCGACCAGATCCGCGAGCTGCTCGGCAAAGGCGAAAAGAAGATTCTGCTCAACCTGGGTGACGTGACCTACATCGACAGCTCCGGCATCGGCGAATTGGTGAGCGCCTTCACCACGGTCCGCAACCAGGGCGGCGAGCTCAAGCTGCTCAACTTGACGAAGAAGGTTCATGACCTGCTGCAGATTACGAAGCTCTACACCGTCTTCGACGTGAAAGACGATGAGGCCTCTGCCATTAAGGCCTTCACGAAGTAG
- a CDS encoding LacI family DNA-binding transcriptional regulator gives MPRRSLRTKRRNAKHHVTIREVAKAAGASVSTISAALNNSDYVSAETRRRIEEAIKELKYRPNDLARGLRLQKTHSIAIVVPDLSNNFYVDLVRGAKDYSASVGYTILIGDSRESWEEERNYLDSFHRRRVDGIIRVPAMEAVAKRLKPILGTLPVVYADRYPVAGDSAIGRVGVDNTLAADKATRYLLSLGHRKIGIISGDTSSGTSADRLKGFLQAMRSAKIKQERSLIHSGHNDMDSGHHHAMQLLEGTPRPTAIFCTNNMMALGALAAIQELGLACPDQISLLGFDDFYWSTLLRPRLTVVRQPARELGTVAARLLIDHLEKRAKNVTPVLLATELVVRDSCGPPKHTGD, from the coding sequence ATGCCCCGCAGGAGCCTGAGAACGAAGCGAAGGAACGCGAAGCATCATGTAACTATTCGCGAAGTAGCGAAAGCTGCCGGTGCATCGGTCTCGACAATCTCCGCTGCCCTGAACAACTCCGATTATGTCAGCGCAGAGACGCGCCGCCGTATTGAAGAGGCAATCAAAGAACTGAAATATCGGCCGAACGATCTGGCACGCGGGCTGCGGCTGCAAAAAACGCACTCCATTGCCATCGTCGTTCCCGATCTTTCGAACAACTTCTACGTCGATCTGGTGCGCGGAGCAAAGGACTATTCCGCGTCAGTGGGGTACACCATACTCATCGGCGATTCTCGCGAAAGCTGGGAGGAAGAACGAAATTACCTCGACTCGTTTCATCGTCGGCGTGTAGACGGAATCATACGCGTGCCGGCAATGGAAGCGGTTGCTAAGAGACTCAAGCCCATATTGGGAACTCTTCCGGTTGTCTATGCCGATCGCTACCCAGTCGCGGGGGACAGCGCAATTGGCCGCGTCGGGGTTGACAACACTCTGGCGGCGGATAAAGCCACACGATATCTGCTGAGTCTTGGACACAGAAAAATCGGCATCATCTCCGGAGATACGTCCAGCGGAACTTCCGCCGATCGCTTGAAAGGCTTTCTGCAGGCGATGCGGAGCGCGAAGATCAAGCAAGAGCGCTCGCTGATCCACTCCGGCCATAACGACATGGATAGTGGACATCATCATGCCATGCAGTTGCTCGAGGGGACGCCGCGCCCGACCGCGATTTTCTGCACCAACAACATGATGGCGTTAGGTGCGCTTGCGGCGATTCAGGAACTCGGGCTCGCGTGTCCCGATCAAATCAGTTTGCTGGGCTTTGACGATTTCTATTGGTCAACGCTGTTGCGTCCTCGGCTGACCGTAGTTCGCCAACCAGCGCGTGAGCTTGGCACCGTCGCAGCACGTCTGCTGATCGATCACCTGGAGAAGCGAGCGAAGAATGTGACTCCGGTGCTGCTGGCCACGGAACTCGTGGTCCGCGATTCCTGCGGGCCACCCAAGCACACCGGCGATTGA
- a CDS encoding TolC family protein → MHRLIVRFSSIVAIVCASWSGLYSQEQHAGDYTTGASYFPTVLAPYKAHHVAEPSLTNSARINTLVQNGNIMLSLDDAITLALENNLDLVIARYNLPIADTDILRTKSGANARGVNTGIVQGTPGAGVAGIGGGTAGGGAGGTVAAAGGAGTGTGGLVSSTLGVGPPIDSFDPLLTSTLGYQHTNTPQSNTVISGVPSLLQGTGEENFGYQQGFSTGTLLNVTFNNSRVTSNSTRTFLVPQLNSNFLIQARQHLLEGMSLASNRRFITIASNNREIADEAFRQQVIFTVTQIETLYWSLVTAYEDEKAKERALASAQQLEANNRKQVQAGTIAQIEIVNAQAQEAASQQALITSQTNLQLQQLLMKNAITRNENDPVLANAGVIPTDRIQLPSSEPVVPTQDLVNEALQHRPELAQARIDLSNRSISKRAARNALLPTVDLVANYGGTGLAGALNPNFTATGTPSLPNNGGYFDALSATSGHPTYFAGVSVNIPIRNRAAQADQIRSELEYRQAEVRLQQLENTIAIDVRNAQFAVQQNRAAVDSALKAREFATQSLDAEQKKLAQGLSTTYNVLTQMSNVSTAESNLVNAMSAYESSKLQLDIVTGRTLETLGVNIQDAETGNVTHMPHSPYAVRGNDILTQPVPAFQPQQTGVVPQPKGE, encoded by the coding sequence ATGCATCGGTTAATCGTTCGATTTTCTTCCATCGTTGCGATTGTGTGTGCGAGTTGGAGCGGCCTGTACTCTCAAGAGCAGCATGCCGGTGACTACACCACCGGCGCTTCGTATTTTCCAACTGTATTGGCTCCCTATAAAGCCCACCATGTAGCCGAGCCAAGTCTCACTAACTCCGCGCGAATTAACACACTGGTTCAGAATGGGAACATCATGTTGTCTCTCGACGACGCCATCACGTTGGCGCTCGAGAACAATCTCGACCTGGTGATTGCCCGCTACAATCTACCAATTGCCGACACCGACATCCTTCGGACCAAGTCAGGAGCAAACGCTCGCGGCGTAAATACGGGAATCGTGCAGGGGACGCCGGGGGCAGGTGTCGCCGGCATTGGCGGCGGCACGGCAGGTGGGGGCGCCGGAGGCACTGTCGCCGCTGCCGGCGGAGCAGGCACTGGAACCGGAGGTCTGGTTTCATCGACACTCGGCGTTGGACCGCCGATCGATTCCTTCGACCCTCTCCTCACTTCGACTCTGGGCTATCAGCACACCAACACGCCGCAGTCGAATACAGTCATCAGCGGCGTTCCTTCACTGCTACAGGGTACCGGCGAAGAGAATTTCGGATATCAGCAAGGCTTCTCAACCGGCACCCTGCTTAATGTGACGTTCAACAATTCGCGCGTGACGTCGAACAGCACACGCACGTTTCTCGTGCCGCAGCTGAATTCCAATTTCCTGATCCAGGCTCGGCAGCATCTGCTTGAAGGCATGAGCCTGGCATCTAATCGGCGTTTCATCACCATAGCCAGCAACAATCGTGAGATCGCCGACGAAGCTTTTCGCCAGCAAGTGATCTTCACGGTTACGCAAATCGAAACCCTCTATTGGAGTCTCGTAACTGCGTATGAGGACGAGAAAGCCAAAGAGCGGGCACTCGCTTCCGCCCAGCAGCTTGAGGCGAATAATCGCAAGCAGGTACAGGCAGGCACGATCGCGCAAATTGAGATTGTGAATGCTCAGGCGCAAGAAGCTGCAAGCCAGCAGGCGCTGATTACGTCGCAGACGAACTTGCAACTGCAGCAGCTGCTGATGAAGAACGCAATTACGCGCAACGAAAATGATCCGGTGCTCGCGAATGCAGGCGTCATTCCCACAGATCGGATCCAATTGCCTTCTTCAGAACCGGTGGTTCCTACACAGGACCTGGTCAACGAAGCCCTGCAGCATCGTCCCGAACTGGCGCAGGCGCGAATCGATCTGAGTAACCGTAGCATCAGTAAACGCGCAGCGCGCAACGCGCTTCTGCCGACAGTAGATCTGGTCGCAAACTACGGAGGCACCGGGCTCGCAGGCGCCTTAAATCCAAATTTCACCGCGACAGGAACGCCCAGCCTGCCAAACAATGGGGGGTACTTCGATGCCCTCAGCGCGACCAGTGGCCATCCTACGTATTTCGCGGGGGTGAGCGTCAACATCCCAATTCGGAACCGCGCCGCTCAGGCAGACCAGATTCGCTCCGAACTCGAGTACCGGCAAGCGGAGGTGCGGCTCCAGCAACTGGAGAACACGATCGCGATCGACGTCCGCAATGCGCAGTTCGCGGTCCAGCAGAATCGTGCGGCTGTGGATTCGGCGTTGAAAGCCCGTGAATTTGCGACTCAAAGCCTGGATGCCGAGCAGAAGAAATTGGCTCAAGGCCTGAGCACTACGTATAACGTTCTCACACAGATGAGCAACGTTTCTACAGCGGAATCGAATCTTGTGAATGCGATGTCTGCGTATGAATCTTCCAAGCTCCAACTCGATATCGTGACGGGCCGCACGCTGGAGACGCTCGGCGTCAATATTCAAGATGCTGAGACCGGAAACGTGACTCACATGCCGCATTCTCCGTATGCGGTGCGCGGAAACGACATCCTCACCCAGCCGGTGCCGGCATTCCAGCCGCAGCAGACCGGAGTTGTCCCGCAGCCCAAGGGAGAGTAG